The Candidatus Neomarinimicrobiota bacterium DNA window CATCCTCAGATAGAAGCCCCCTCGCTATATCTAAATGTTTCTTAAATGTCGTTCCTGGTGCCTCCTGCTCCTTCATACATGCTGCGAAAACGAGTGTAGAGGCAAATGGCGTACCAAGTGAGTATGCAGTTATTTCATCATGTTCTTTAAAGGTGTATTCATAAATATTTAGTCCCAGGCTTTTATAAAATTGTCTAAAGAATTCTTTACCTTCCTCATCTGATTCTTTAATTATGATAGCATTTTCATTCTGAAGTTCGTGAATGTTTGCAAAAGTAGGACCAAACATTGGATGAGTGGATACAAATCTTCTATTAGCTTTTTTATAAAATCTTTGTACGTCAAACTTCACAGTTGTTATATCGGATAGAATACAATCTTCCCTGATAAAAGGCAACACATTCTCAAAAGCACTGATTGTATGTTGCAGATTAACAGCATTAATTACAAGATCAGGATCAAATTTCTTTACCTCTTCCAGACTTTTGAATCTTTCAGCATTGAAAAGATACTTCATTTTTCTGATATCAACATCGTATGCTGCTACATCATAATCATGACAAAACTCTTCTACAAGCCAAGCCCCCATCCTTCCAATACCCATTATAAATATTTTCATAATTGCTCCTCTTTAAAAAATTCTTTTGACCCTTTGTTCAATTAACATTAAATCAGCAAAAACAATTGCAGAGGCAGCCTCAAGAATTACTGGCATCCTCAATGCTATACAGGCATCATGCCTTCCTTTAACTTTTATTTTTTCCTTTTTACCAGTTATTAAATTTGTGGTATCTTGCGATTTAGAAATGCTTGAGGTGGGTTTGACAGCAACTCTAAAGACCACTGGATTCCCATTTGTAATACCACCATTTATCCCACCTGCATTATTC harbors:
- a CDS encoding prephenate dehydrogenase — encoded protein: MKIFIMGIGRMGAWLVEEFCHDYDVAAYDVDIRKMKYLFNAERFKSLEEVKKFDPDLVINAVNLQHTISAFENVLPFIREDCILSDITTVKFDVQRFYKKANRRFVSTHPMFGPTFANIHELQNENAIIIKESDEEGKEFFRQFYKSLGLNIYEYTFKEHDEITAYSLGTPFASTLVFAACMKEQEAPGTTFKKHLDIARGLLSEDDYLIAEVLFNPNTLKQIERINSQLSYLTHIIRARDYDEMKRFVNRLRKNIGQK